TGCAAGAACTTGATAAGCCATGTTGTTTCTCTACGGGAAATAAATTGGAAGGCCGTCTGAAAAGAATGATCCGCTTTTCAGACAGCCTCAGAAAATGGCATATATTCTAGCATTTTTTTGATTTTTATTAAGGATTTTCTATCAAGCCGACAGCGACAGCATGTCATTGCAATGTTAGAATGCTACACAAATGATAAACAATTTGAAACTCAAATCATTATGACTGAAATCATACTACACAATAAATCAGCCACTATGCAAGTCAACACAATGGGCGGATATATTGATTCCCTGATTCTAAAAGGACGGGAAGTCTTATTTCCGAAAACCAGCGTCCAAGTCGCTAATGACACAAAATTACGCGGTGGCATGCACGTTTGCTTACCCCAATTCGGACCGGACAGCAAAAATCATCTGGCCCAACATGGTTTCGGCAGAACTTCAGACTGGGAAATCCGCCATCAAAATGAATCGGATATCGGCTTGAAATTAATCAGCACAGAAAAAGGCTATGAACACGTCGAATGGTTGCTTGATTACAGTCTGCCTAACGAAAATGAAGCCATCGCCATCCTAACTGTCTGCAATTACGGCGAATCACCCGTCCGCACTTCCCCGGGATTCCACCCCTACTTTACCGCCGCCGGCACACAATTTGATTTCAACGGCGCGCCATACGATGCCGACTATATCTCCCATACCGAATTTGTTTCCTCCGACCAGGATGCACACGTTGCATTTGACGGCTTGAAACTGGATATCCGCACCCACAATCTACCTGTGTATGCCCTTTGGAGCGATCGAAACGGTCAATATACTTGTGCAGAGCCAACCGCAGAAGGCAATGCGTTTTTATCCCCTGCCCGAGGAGGACAGTTTGTTTCAGGACACAGCAAAAAACGTTACGCCATGAAAATCAGACTGATAGCTTAACCCCCTTTACAAATCCTCGATATTTAAAAACCACCCCAAAGGGTGGTTTTCTTATAGCTTACAGGCCATTGTTATTGATTGCATTCGCAATATCGCGTACCGCTGTTACATACATGCGGCTGTGGTTGTATTGCCATACTGTGTAGAAATTATTCAGGCCCAAATAGTATTCAAATACGCCCGGGCTGGTTTCCAAAGCATACAATACAGCCTTTTCATTATCCGCAACAGCAGCTTGAGGCACGACACCCAAAGCTTTGAAATCTGCGACAGTGCGCGTCAAGGCAGTTTTCTCATCGATAATCGCCTGCAAGTGCGGGGTAATCGTCAGACTTACCGGCACAACCATCTTACCGCCGGTCTGCCAACCATGCTGTTTCATATAATTGGCGACAGAAGCCGCCACATCGCCGACATTATTCCAAATATCGCGATGACCATCACCATCATAGTCCACCGCCCATTTACGGTAGCTTGAAGGCATAAATTGCGGCATGCCCATCGCGCCGGCATAGCTGCCTTTGAAGTCAAAAATATTTTCTTTTTCTTCTTTTGCCATCAGCAAAAGTTCGCTCAATTCGTTTTGGAAAAATTCGGCACGGCGGGGATAATCAAAGGCCAATGTACTCAAGGCATCGGCAACGCGGAAGCTGCCCGTATTTTTACCGTAATTGGTTTCAATACCGAGAATCGCCACAATCAATTCGGCAGGTACGCCGTATTTGCGCGCCACATCATCGATTACGGCACGGTTTGCCGCATAGAATTGTCTGCCGCCGTTAAATTTGGCTGCACCGGAGTTACCGGTGCGAAATTCATACCACGGACGCGAAGTGCTTGGGCGGTACATAATGGTAATAATATTGCCTTTATACACCACGCCATTGAAGAAGTTACGCAATTCTTCTGCACTGAAACGGCGGTTTTTCACTTCATATTGGATAAACTGCTGAACATTGACGTTTTCATTAAAACCGCTGCTGGCAACAGATTCAGCCGCTGCATCAAATACAGGGCGTTTTGCAGAGGAAACAGGCTCGACAGGTTTTGCCGTATCAACAGCAGGCTTTTGCGGAGTGCCGCATGAAGCTAAAGCCAAAGCAGTCAGACCTATCCCAAAGATTTTGATTTTATTCATAAATAATCTCTTTACTAAATAATACGACAAACCCGAACACGAATGAATATTCGGCCAATACATCATCTCTTCCGCTATATTTCCAGACAGACTTAAAAAATATAGACAAATCGATATTTACTTACTTCGGCTCAAGCAGATAAACAAGGCCGTCTGAAATTCAAGGAAACCCTTGATTTTCAGACGGCCTTGAATGAATCAATTACTCAGCGGCTGCAACAACAGCAACGGTAATTTTAGCAACAGCGTCAGTGTGCAGAGCCACTTCAACTTCGTATTCGCCAACAGCTTTCAAAGGACCGTTAGGCAGACGTACGTTTGCTTTAGCAGCTTGGATACCGGTAGCAACAATCGCTTCAGCGATGTCAGCATTGGTAACAGAACCGAACAGACGACCATCAACACCGGCTTTTTGAGCAACAGTAATGGTTTGGCCTTCCAGTTTTTCTTGACGGGCTTTAGCATCAGCCAAGATTTCAGCTTGTTTGGCTTCCAATTCAGCACGGCGTGCTTCGAATTCTTTCATGTTGGCTTCGGTTGCACGTTTTGCTTTACCGGCAGGGATCAGGAAGTTGCGTGCGTAACCGTTTTTAACGGTAACGATATCACCCAAGTTACCCAGACCGCCGATTTTTTCTAACAGAATAATTTGCATGATTTAAACTCCAAAATTATTTGTGTTGATCGGTGTAAGGCAACAGAGCCAGGAAACGGGCACGTTTCACAGCAGTAGCCAACTGACGTTGGTAGTGTGCTTTAGTACCAGTAATGCGGGCAGGGATGATTTTGCCGTTTTCAGAGATGAAGTCTTTCAACAAATCAACTTGTTTGTAATCAACTTCTTGGATTTTTTCAGCCGTAAAGCGGCAGAATTTTCTACGTTTGAATGATTGACGAGCCATTGTCGTTTAACCTTTATATTCTTTAATGTTCTGTATGCGTAGTACCGGCTTGGGGAAGCGTTGGCTGCGTTGCGCCAAAAAACCTTCCGACTCGATGACGGCATCTTGCCGATACTGCCATTCCTCAGCCTGCTTACCTAAAATCCGTGCAGGAATTTCAAATTTGACCAGACATTTCTGTCCGTTTTCTTCCTGCCAAGATTCATGTTGCAACACAATATCTAAAACAGGAATTCCTGCCGGCGTATATCTCAAAGGCTGAACCTGCAAGATACGGGCGGTAAGCTTAATCAGATTATTCAATCTTATTCGGCTGCTGCAACTTCTTCAGCCGCACCGTTCAGCAAGTTTTTTGCTTTTTCGCCGCCCAGCATTGGGGAAGCTTCAGTTACAGCGTGTTTTGTTTTGATGGTCAGGTGACGCAGTACGGCATCATTGAAGCGGAAAGCAGTTTCCAACTCTTCAACCACTTCAGGAGTAGTTTCGATATTCATCAAAACATAGTGTGCTTTGTGGATTTTGTTGATTGGGTAAGCCAATTGACGACGGCCCCAGTCTTCCAAACGGTGGATTTTACCGTTGGCTTCAGTAATCATGGTTTTGTAACGCTCAACCATAGCAGGCACTTGCTCGCTTTGATCAGGATGAACGATAAACACGATCTCGTAATGACGCATGTTATCTCCTTATGGATGATTAAAAACAGCCTTTCACCATGCGAAGTAAAAGGCAAGGCAAAGAGGCTGAATTTTATCCGCATTTCTTAAAAAATACAAGTCCGGATTCAAAATCCACTTTCTTTTCAATTAAAAAACAACATTAGGCCTTAGGGTTATTTCCTAGCAAACCACTCAACTATCTGCCAAAAATCTGCTAAAATCTGCCCCATCCTAATAAATACAGCATCAGAAGGCACACAATCATGGCTCTTTTGCAGATTTCCGAACCCGGCATGTCCGCCGCCCCCCATCAACACCGCCTCGCCGTAGGCATTGATTTAGGTACAACCAACAGCTTGGTGGCCACCGTACGCAGCGGCAGTGCAGTCTGCCTGCCCGATTCAGACGGCCGTACCACCCTGCCTTCGGTTGTCCGTTATTTGGATGGCGGAGTCGAAGTCGGCAAAAACGCCCTTTCTGCCCAAAAAACCGATCCGCTAAATACCGTCAGCTCCGCCAAACGCCTGATCGGCCGCACCCTTACCGACCTCACGCAAGACGCGCAATACCTGCCCTATCAATTTACACCCAATGAGCGCGTAGTCGAATTAAACACCCGTCAAGGTGCGAAAACGCCTATCGAAGTATCGGCAGAAATCCTCAAAGCCCTCAAATTGCGCGCCGAAGAAACATTGGGCGGCGATTTGGTCGGCTCCGTCATTACCGTTCCTGCCTATTTCGACGATGCCCAACGTCAAGCCACCAAAGATGCCGCGCGTTTGGCAGGCTTGAATGTCTTGCGCCTCCTCAACGAGCCGACCGCCGCCGCAATCGCCTACGGGCTGGACAATGCCTCGGAAGGCACGTTTGTCGTTTACGACCTGGGCGGCGGTACATTCGACGTATCCGTATTGCAACTGACTAAAGGCCTGTTTGAAGTTAAAGCCACCGGCGGCAACAGCGCATTGGGCGGCGATGACTTCGACCATCGCTTGTTCTGCCACCTGCTCGAACAAAACGACCTTTCCAAACTCAACGAACAAGACAGCCAGCTTCTGCTTTCCCTTGTCCGTGCCGCCAAAGAAAAACTAACCACTCAAACCGAAGCCGTCATCGAAACCACACTTTCAGACGGCCATAAAGTCCATACTGTCATTACCCGTCAAGAGTTTCACAATCTGACCCAAAATTTGGTACAAAAAACCATCGAACCCGTCAAACAGGCTTTGAAAGACGCAGGCGTGACCAAGGCAGATATCAAAGGCGTGATTATGGTCGGCGGTTCGACCCGTATGTTGCACGTTCAACAAGCGGTCGCCACCTTCTTTGGACAAACTCCGTTGAACAACCTCAACCCAGACGAAGTGGTTGCACTCGGTGCCGCCATACAGGCAAATGTCCTTGCCGGCAACAAAACCGACGGCGAATGGCTGCTGCTGGACGTGACACCTTTATCACTCGGCCTGGAGACCTACGGCGGCCTTGCCGAAAAAATCATCCCGCGCAACTCCACCATTCCTACCGCGCGCGCGCAGGACTTCACCACTTTCAAAGACGGCCAGACCGCCATGACGATACACGTCGTACAAGGCGAGCGCGAACTTGTTTCCGACTGCCGCAGCCTGGCCAAATTTACCCTGCGCGGCATTCCACCGATGGCCGCAGGCGCAGCACGTATCCGCGTAACCTTCCAAGTTGATGCCGACGGCTTGCTGTCCGTTTCCGCCCAAGAACAAAGCACCGGCGTACAGGCGCAAATCGAAGTCAAACCTTCCTACGGCTTGGACGACGGCACCATTACCCAAATGCTCAAAGACAGCATGAGCAACGCCGCCGAAGACATGGCCGCACGCGCACGCGCCGAAGCCGTAGTCGAAGCCGAAAGCCTGACCGACGCCGTCAATGCCGCCCTTGAGTTGGACAGCGATTTATTGGAAGCCGAAGAATTGCAACAGATTCAACAAGACATCGCCGCTTTGCAAAGCTATCTGAAAGACGGTAAAGCCGAAGACATCCGCGCCGCCGTCGCCAAACTCAGCCACAGCACCGACAACTTCGCCGCCAAACGCATGAACCGCAACATCCAACGTGCGCTGACAGGGCAGAGTGTGGATGATATTTGACGGCAAATGGTTTTAGACAGCCTTGAATCAAAAGGCCGTCTGAAAAGATATCCTCTTAAAGAAATAAAAATAAAGGACAACAATGGAAAAAGCAGGCATTGTCTACCTGATGAAAACCGTCATCAAAGGTGTATATAAAATTGGTATTACTGACGAAAATAATTTTGAAATTAGAATGCGCCATTTGGAAAACAACGGCTACGCAAACGTTGCTGGGTTAGAGCGCATTCTAGCCATTAAAACCGACAACTATAAAGAAAAAGAAACCTTACTTCATGAAATTTTCGGCAAAAGCCGAATAGGAGAAACTGAGCTTTTTGCAATTGATGAAAATCTTGTGAAAAGGCTTTTTCTCTCATTAAGAGGCGAAATTGTATTTCCTAAAAATGAAATAGCAGAGTTGGGTTTTGAAAAAACTGTCGAAGAACATCATCAAGAAAAAATTTTTGAAATAGACAGAAGTGCATTTATCTCCTTTATCAAAGAAAAGCACCAACAAAATCCTTCTATATTAAGAAATCTCATCTCTTCGAAAAATACACATAAACCTAAAAATTCCAAAGTCCGTCTCTATAAAGACGAATACTTTGGGAAAAGTGGAACAAAGCTAACTACTGAAATTGAAGAAGGTCTTCATATTTATACTACCTACTCAAAAGAAAATTTAGAGAAAGCTTACGCAGAATATTCAAAATTATTTGAATCACAATGAGACTCTGGCACCAAACCCTTATCCCCCTACTCCCCCGTGCCCAGCTTTTGGGGCAACACCGCGAATGCGCTGCTTTACGCGGAGCGGGCTGGGGCAGGCCGCATGCGACGGTTAATTATGTTTTTACCCATTCGCCCTACAAACTCTATCTGTATCACGCGTTGATTATGGAAGAGATGGAAAAGCGCGGTTACAAACCGGATGTTTTATGGAAAGATCCGCTATATCGTGGCAAAGCCGTTGCCCCATACCATTCGCACGCGGCTGAAACAGCCACTTCGCCGATTTATGCCGAACATGATGATGCTTACTTGGACGAATGTCTGGAAAATTTAAAAAGTAAAGGCATCATGTTATAAACCCATTTTTCAGACGGCCTGAATATTGAATACCCAAGGCCGTCTGAAACCACTTTAACCACAACCACTCTTAAACAACCGAGACAATAAAAATGCCAAAAATTACCGTACTCCCACACGCGACATTATGCCCCGAAGGCGCGGTTATCGAAGACGCACCGGAAGGCCAAACCGTCCTTGACGTACTGCTCGACCACGATATCGAAGTCGATCACGCCTGTGAAAAATCCTGCGCCTGCACCACCTGCCACGTCATCATCCGCAAAGGTTTTGACAGCTTGGAAGAACCGAGCGAGCTGGAAGAAGACCTGCTTGACCAGGCATGGGGCTTGGAAGCCGATTCACGCTTGAGCTGTCAGGCAGTTGTTGCCGATGAAGATTTGGTCGTAGAAATTCCCAAATATACGATCAACCATGCACGTGAAGACCATTAAAACAAGGCTTAATGAAAAAGGCCGTCTGAAACCACAAATTCATGGTTTTCAGACGGCCTGTTGCTTATGCGGCAAACTATTTGATATGAGGAAAAATAAAACGCATACGCGAAATTTGCATGGAAGCCACTTTCTGCGTAGCGGAGTAATTTTCAATTTTTTCTTGCATTCTGATTTGATGCATATTGCCGTTATAACGGGGAGCGACGTTCTGAGATTTGTTGACTGTCGGCAGTTCGGCCTCAGCCTTCAAAGCTTCCTCTGCCTCAATCGCCGAAAGTGCTGCCTCATCCCTTACCAAACCGAAACGCTCGATAATGGCATTGGCTTCCTCTATATAACGCGATTTGTCCGCGCCATTTTCCAACACTGCATCTTCAAGCACGACCGACAAATGCTTGCCGCAATTTTCGATACGCTCTGCGATGCGCGAATAAACCATCCAACGTTTCAACCTCAATGCGCCTGCATCGTCGTTGGGTGAAGCAGCATCCAGTTTAATCAAGCCATAGTGTTTGCCGTAATACAGACGGAACACCAGCTGTTTCAAACCTTCTGTTTCGTCCAGCATCCGATAAAATTCGCGAACCAACAACAGCAAACGGTCAAATGCACCTGCTTTGGACAGATACTCCGGATCATCGGAAGCGAGCGCGTAAATCAGTTTGGACAGCTTGGCGTTGAGTGCGTTATTCATCTTTTTTCCTTTTATTTTTAAGCGATGGATTGTCTTAAGAGCCGTTCCAGATGATTTGGTTGCATTGGGATAATGTAAATTATTCATCCGCAAACCATCATTCAAAACGGAATAAAATATATAAAACGGCAAATTCAAAGCGAATGTGCCGTAGTTTTTAAGTGTCATGCCGTATTTTAACGCAAATATGCTATTTTGTTAAAAAATAACATCATTATTTATCTGCCCATCTTCCGTAAAACAATCTGGCAGTCCGACTTCTTCTTGATTAAAATAATTACTAATAGCCCAAACCCAATAAAGGAACACATCATGAAATGGACAGATACCCAACGCATCGCTGAAGAACTCTACGACCTACACGGCGACAGCATCGACCCGAAAACCGTACGCTTTACCCAACTGCGTGATCTGATTATGGCTCTGCCTGAATTTGACGATGATCCGGCGCGTTGCGGCGAGCGTATTCTCGAAGCCGTGCAACAAGCATGGATAGATGAAGCAGAATAATCTTTCCCCCTTTCCCTATCAAACAAGACCTCAGGCAGTTTTTCAGACGGCCTGAGGTCTTTATTAAATCTATTCATACAATTTCGGAAAATTTCGAAATTGACTCATACCAACCTCAAATTTATTATGCAGCCTGACAACAAATAAAAGATATGCAGAAGGTGCATAACTATGAATCACGCTCGAGAAATCGCCGCTTTAAACAACAGCCTTTCAGATTTAAAAGGCGACATCAATGTTTCGTTCGAATTTTTCCCGCCGAAAAACGAACAAATGGAAACCATGCTGTGGGATTCCATCCATCGCCTGCAAACCTTGCATCCGAAATTCGTTTCCGTAACCTACGGTGCAAACTCCGGCGAACGCGACCGCACACACAGTATCGTTAAACGCATCAAACAAGAAACCGGCCTTGACGCAGCCCCCCACCTGACCGGTATCGATGCCAGCCCTGACGAGTTACGTCAAATTGCCAAAGACTATTGGGACAGCGGTATCCGCCGCATCGTTGCCCTGCGTGGCGACGAGCCGCCCGGCTACGAGAAAAAACCTTTCTATGCCGAAGATTTGGTCAAACTGTTGCGCTCCGTGGCCGACTTTGATATTTCCGTAGCGGCTTATCCTGAGGTTCACCCGGAAGCCAAATCCGCCCAAGCCGACTTGATCAATCTGAAACGCAAAATCGATGCGGGTGCAAACCACGTTATTACCCAATTCTTCTTCGACGTGGAAAGCTATCTGCGCTTTCGCGACCGTTGCGTGATGATGGGCATTGACGTTGAAATTGTTCCCGGCATTCTGCCCGTAACCAATTTCAAACAATTGACCAAAATGGCCCAAGTGACCAACGTCAAAATCCCAAGCTGGCTGTCTAAAATGTACGAAGGTTTGGATAACGACCAAGGCACGCGCAACCTTGTTGCCGCCAGCATCGCCATCGACATGGTCAAAGTCCTCTCGCGCGAAGGTGTCAAAGACTTCCACTTCTACACCCTCAACCGCAGCGAACTGACTTACGCCATCTGCCATATTTTGGGTGTGCGCCCCCGTTAATAAAACAGACGGCCTCCCCATTCTGATTTACAATATCGAACATTCAGGCCATACCGGCCTGATTCAAAATTCCAACTAGGAGAGTTAACATGACAACATTGCATTTTTCAGGCTTCCCGCGCGTCGGTGCCTTCCGCGAATTGAAATTCGCACAAGAAAAATACTGGCGCAAAGAAATCAGCGAGCAAGAATTGCTGGCTGTTGCTAAAGACTTGCGCGAGAAAAACTGGAAACACCAAGCTGCTGCCAACGCTGATTACGTTGCCGTAGGCGATTTCACTTTCTACGATCACATCCTCGACCTGCAAGTTGCTACCGGTGCTATCCCTGCCCGCTTCGGCTTCGACAGCCAAAACCTGTCTTTGGAACAATTCTTCCAACTGGCGCGTGGTAACAAAGACCAATTCGCTATCGAAATGACCAAATGGTTCGACACCAACTACCACTACTTGGTGCCTGAATTCCACGCCGATACCGAATTCAAAGCCAATGCCAAACACTACGTTCAACAGCTGCAAGAAGCCCAAGCTTTGGGTCTGAAAGCCAAACCGACCATCGTCGGCCCATTGACTTTCCTGTGGGTTGGTAAAGAAAAAGGCGCTGTCGAATTCGACCGTCTGAGCCTGTTGCCTAAACTGTTGCCTGTCTACGTTGAAATCCTGACTGCTTTGGTTGAAGCCGGTGTCGAGTGGATTCAAATCGACGAGCCTGCTTTGACTGTTGACCTGCCTAAAGAATGGGTAGAAGCATACAAAGACGTTTACGCTACTTTGAGCAAAGTAAGCGCCAAAATCCTGTTGAGCACTTACTTCGGTTCTGTTGCCGAACACGCTACTTTGCTGAAATCCCTGCCTGTTGACGGCCTGCACATCGACTTGGTACGCGCTCCTGAACAACTGGACGCATTTGCCGATTACGACAAAGTTCTGTCTGCCGGCGTTATCGACGGCCGCAATATTTGGCGCGCCAACCTGAACAAAGTTTTGGAAACTGTCGAGCCTCTGCAAGCCAAACTGGGCGACCGTTTGTGGATCTCCAGCTCTTGCTCTCTACTGCACACTCCATTTGACTTGTCAGTTGAAGAAAAACTGAAAGCCAACAAACCTGACCTGTACTCTTGGTTGGCATTCACCCTGCAAAAAACCCAAGAATTGCGCGTTCTGAAAGCCGCATTGAACGAAGGTCGTGATTCTGTTGCCGAAGAACTGGCTGCCAGCCAAGCTGCCGCCGACTCACGCGCCAACAGCAGCGAAATCCACCGCGCAGACGTTGCCAAACGCCTTGCCGACCTGCCTGCCAACGCAGACCAACGCAAATCACCGTTTGCCGACCGTATCAAAGCGCAACAAGCATGGTTGAACCTGCCTCTGCTGCCGACTACCAACATCGGTTCTTTCCCACAAACTACCGAAATCCGCCAAGCACGTGCAACCTTCAAAAAAGGCGAACTGTCTGCCGCTGATTACGAAGCCGCGATGAAAAAAGAAATCGCCTTGGTGGTTGAAGAGCAAGAAAAACTGGACTTGGACGTACTGGTACACGGCGAAGCCGAGCGTAACGACATGGTTGAATACTTCGGCGAATTGTTGAGCGGTTTTGCCTTCACCCAATACGGCTGGGTACAAAGCTACGGCTCACGTTGCGTTAAACCACCTATCATCTTTGGTGACGTAAGTCGTCCTGAAGCCATGACTGTGGCTTGGTCTACTTATGCTCAAAGCCTGACCAAACGTCCGATGAAAGGTATGTTGACCGGCCCTGTAACCATTCTGCAATGGTCTTTCGTCCGCAACGATATTCCTCGCTCTACCGTGTGCAAACAAATCGCACTGGCTCTGAACGACGAAGTATTGGATCTGGAAAAAGCCGGCATCAAAGTCATCCAAATTGACGAACCTGCCATCCGCGAAGGTCTGCCTTTGAAACGTGCCGATTGGGATGCCTACCTGAACTGGGCCGGCGAATCTTTCCGCCTGTCCTCTACCGGTTGCGAAGACAGTACCCAAATCCACACTCATATGTGCTACTCTGAGTTCAACGACATCCTGCCTGCCATCGCCGCTATGGATGCTGACGTCATCACCATCGAAACTTCACGTTCCGACATGGAGCTCTTGACTGCATTCGGCGAGTTCAAATACCCGAACGACATCGGCCCAGGTGTTTACGACATCCACAGCCCACGCGTACCGACTGAAGCTGAAGTTGAGCACCTGTTGCGCAAAGCCATCGAGGTTGTACCGGTTGAACGTCTGTGGGTAAACCCAGACTGCGGCCTGAAAACACGTGGCTGGAAAGAAACTCTGGAACAACTCCAAGTGATGATGAATGTAACCCACAAACTGCGTGCCGAACTGGCTAAATAATGTGAGTTAGATGAAAAGGCCGTCTGAAAATTTTCAGACGGCCTTTTTTTATTTATCAATATTTAAAACATAAAGATTACGACTTCAACAACTTACAAAATTCCTGTCGTTGTATGATGTTCCTCCACTCCTGATGTATACACGTTCTTAGTATGATGATACACAGTCTCTTTAGTCGTTTCGACAATATGGTTGGCTTCTGACAAGATATCGCTCAATGCAACTTTACTGCCGGTCGTATTCACCTTTTTCAGTGCTTCGCCGTTATGGCTATTGCCTTCAGAATACGTTTTGATGTCATTTTCAAAGCGCAGCCATGAATCATACAACTTG
The sequence above is a segment of the Neisseria perflava genome. Coding sequences within it:
- the metE gene encoding 5-methyltetrahydropteroyltriglutamate--homocysteine S-methyltransferase, whose product is MTTLHFSGFPRVGAFRELKFAQEKYWRKEISEQELLAVAKDLREKNWKHQAAANADYVAVGDFTFYDHILDLQVATGAIPARFGFDSQNLSLEQFFQLARGNKDQFAIEMTKWFDTNYHYLVPEFHADTEFKANAKHYVQQLQEAQALGLKAKPTIVGPLTFLWVGKEKGAVEFDRLSLLPKLLPVYVEILTALVEAGVEWIQIDEPALTVDLPKEWVEAYKDVYATLSKVSAKILLSTYFGSVAEHATLLKSLPVDGLHIDLVRAPEQLDAFADYDKVLSAGVIDGRNIWRANLNKVLETVEPLQAKLGDRLWISSSCSLLHTPFDLSVEEKLKANKPDLYSWLAFTLQKTQELRVLKAALNEGRDSVAEELAASQAAADSRANSSEIHRADVAKRLADLPANADQRKSPFADRIKAQQAWLNLPLLPTTNIGSFPQTTEIRQARATFKKGELSAADYEAAMKKEIALVVEEQEKLDLDVLVHGEAERNDMVEYFGELLSGFAFTQYGWVQSYGSRCVKPPIIFGDVSRPEAMTVAWSTYAQSLTKRPMKGMLTGPVTILQWSFVRNDIPRSTVCKQIALALNDEVLDLEKAGIKVIQIDEPAIREGLPLKRADWDAYLNWAGESFRLSSTGCEDSTQIHTHMCYSEFNDILPAIAAMDADVITIETSRSDMELLTAFGEFKYPNDIGPGVYDIHSPRVPTEAEVEHLLRKAIEVVPVERLWVNPDCGLKTRGWKETLEQLQVMMNVTHKLRAELAK